The following proteins are co-located in the Flectobacillus major DSM 103 genome:
- a CDS encoding alpha-L-rhamnosidase-related protein produces the protein MKKIPYLSIFQAIIVIIGLSYSAMAQFSTSARWISTNTESKKPNQWICFRKQFNVPKSSSYAIAKIAVDSKYWLWVNGQMVVFEGGLKRGPNPNDTYYDEINIAQYLKNGDNTIAILVWYFGKDGFNHKSSGKTGLLFDLSLGLQTSLVSNATWLAKVHPAFGETPAPHPNFRMPESNVSFDANLQLPLWYTSQYDDSKWNAATELAYAGESPWNKLIARPIPQWYNAGLKNYPNTISYITHKANPTLPFTAQGDTIAMALPKNLTVTPYFKIDAPAGLKIDIRTDNYLGGSAPNIRTEYITTKGIQEFESYAYFNGHDVKYFFPKGVKVLALKYRETRYNAETVGDFSCNDPFYNTLKEKALNTLTLNVRDVISDCPDRERAQWWGDVVINEGEIFYYWDVMGHRSLKKAIRELVHWQKPDGVLFSPIPAGNWDKELPGQMLTSIGEYGFWNYFKYTGDTALIKEVYPHVKKYLALWHTKQDGLVEHRTGGWMWHDWGDNLDIPLLDNAWYYLALKGLSKMAHLTHNEQDMAEYEYKMQELKEAFNTIFWQGTFYKSPDYQGITDDRGNGLAVVAGLADADKFPAIQQFLSHEMHASPYMEKYILEAFFMMADAQGGLTRMKKRYTEMVNSPLTTLWEGWAVNSHLYGGGTYNHGWTGGPITLLSQYVAGISPLSDGFQSFRIQPQLGSLSSVQCKVPTPKGIIKLNITYSNQQLNLMAEIPENMTGIISIPIIADIYKKIVCNGQTIFHNTKYIPSLAYIDLVPGNEHYLNFEVSKGGKYTFVAE, from the coding sequence ATGAAAAAAATACCTTACCTCTCTATTTTCCAAGCTATTATTGTCATAATCGGGCTGAGTTATTCGGCTATGGCACAGTTTAGTACATCAGCACGTTGGATTAGCACTAATACCGAATCAAAGAAACCTAATCAGTGGATTTGTTTTCGTAAGCAATTCAATGTGCCAAAATCATCCTCTTATGCAATAGCCAAAATTGCAGTAGATTCAAAATATTGGCTTTGGGTCAATGGTCAAATGGTGGTATTTGAGGGTGGGCTAAAAAGAGGCCCGAATCCAAACGATACCTATTATGACGAAATTAATATAGCTCAATACCTCAAAAATGGAGACAATACCATTGCTATTTTGGTATGGTATTTTGGAAAAGATGGGTTTAATCACAAAAGTTCGGGCAAAACTGGTTTGTTATTTGACTTATCGCTTGGTTTACAAACTAGCCTTGTTAGTAATGCTACTTGGCTAGCCAAAGTGCATCCAGCCTTTGGCGAAACGCCTGCACCTCACCCCAATTTTCGAATGCCCGAATCAAATGTTTCTTTCGATGCCAACCTACAATTACCTTTGTGGTATACCTCTCAATATGATGATTCAAAATGGAATGCTGCTACCGAGCTAGCCTATGCAGGTGAAAGCCCTTGGAACAAGCTGATTGCTCGTCCTATTCCACAATGGTACAATGCAGGCTTAAAAAATTATCCTAATACAATAAGCTATATTACTCATAAAGCCAATCCAACACTGCCTTTTACAGCACAAGGCGACACAATTGCGATGGCTTTACCCAAAAACTTGACTGTTACACCTTATTTCAAAATTGATGCTCCCGCCGGACTCAAAATCGACATTCGTACCGATAACTATCTTGGAGGAAGTGCCCCCAACATTCGTACCGAATATATTACAACTAAGGGTATTCAGGAGTTTGAAAGTTATGCCTATTTTAATGGCCACGATGTAAAATATTTTTTCCCAAAAGGTGTAAAAGTACTGGCCCTTAAATACCGAGAAACCCGATACAATGCCGAAACAGTGGGCGATTTTAGTTGTAACGACCCTTTTTATAATACCTTAAAAGAAAAAGCCCTCAATACCCTAACCCTCAATGTTAGGGATGTTATTTCTGATTGTCCCGACCGTGAAAGAGCTCAGTGGTGGGGCGATGTCGTGATTAATGAAGGTGAAATATTTTATTATTGGGACGTAATGGGGCATCGTTCACTAAAAAAAGCTATTCGCGAGTTAGTACATTGGCAAAAACCCGATGGGGTACTTTTTTCGCCTATTCCTGCTGGTAACTGGGATAAAGAATTACCTGGGCAAATGCTAACCAGTATTGGGGAATATGGCTTCTGGAATTATTTCAAATACACAGGCGATACCGCCCTTATCAAGGAGGTGTATCCACACGTCAAAAAATACCTAGCTCTTTGGCATACCAAGCAAGATGGCTTGGTAGAGCACCGTACTGGTGGCTGGATGTGGCACGATTGGGGCGATAACCTAGATATTCCGCTGTTAGATAATGCGTGGTATTATTTGGCACTAAAAGGGCTTAGCAAAATGGCCCACCTCACTCACAACGAGCAAGACATGGCCGAATATGAGTACAAAATGCAGGAACTAAAAGAGGCTTTTAATACTATTTTCTGGCAAGGAACTTTCTATAAAAGCCCAGACTATCAAGGCATTACCGACGACCGAGGCAATGGACTTGCTGTAGTGGCAGGATTGGCCGATGCCGATAAATTTCCTGCTATCCAACAATTTCTTTCTCATGAAATGCACGCCAGCCCCTACATGGAAAAATATATCCTTGAAGCATTTTTTATGATGGCTGATGCCCAAGGTGGTCTGACTAGAATGAAGAAACGTTATACCGAAATGGTTAATAGCCCTTTAACAACTCTTTGGGAAGGCTGGGCTGTGAATAGTCATCTGTACGGTGGAGGCACTTATAACCATGGCTGGACAGGTGGCCCAATCACCCTTTTATCACAATATGTTGCAGGAATTTCGCCATTGTCCGACGGCTTTCAGTCGTTCCGTATTCAGCCACAGCTTGGCTCACTTTCAAGCGTACAATGCAAAGTGCCTACCCCAAAAGGTATCATAAAACTCAATATAACTTATAGCAATCAACAGCTTAATTTAATGGCTGAAATACCTGAAAATATGACAGGGATTATTTCAATTCCTATTATTGCAGATATTTACAAAAAAATTGTTTGTAATGGGCAAACGATTTTTCACAATACCAAATACATTCCAAGCCTGGCTTATATCGACTTGGTACCGGGCAATGAACATTACCTAAATTTTGAAGTGTCAAAAGGAGGGAAATACACTTTTGTAGCTGAATAG
- a CDS encoding S8 family serine peptidase: MEKNNYFSILYCCCFWLLTSVASAQNAQQYLVLFSDKANSTYNVATPRQFLSERAIQRRNRQSISITTQDLPVNISYLNAIKQTGAKVGFTSRWFNGALVEANDTQLQQILSLPYVKGIEGNTPLQKRNTANRATRQKAKFEAFDTAPDFGLAYMQNNMIGVDKMHEQGFRGEGMLIAILDAGYSSVNTLPVFSYLFNENKIVGTYDFVNNKSFVYEGSSHGTAVLSCLAAQQTSRLVGTAPNASYLLLRTEDTENESLLEEVNWLIAAEYADSLGVDLINSSLGYTEFDNPATNHQYKDFDGKTTIAARAAALAAAKGIICTISAGNEGNSDWKYISTPADADSVLSVGAVDAYQSYVVFTSIGPSADGRVKPDVAAMGQSVAVANAFGNYTTTSGTSFASPILCGMVAGFWQANPQMKAQEVIRVIQQSGSTYTKPTPQLGYGVPHFERAMQLAQPITFEGKFWAFPNPISNQIKIAIAQFDAQNSYSFELVNTLGQTVLSGSITHKLQTIPCENLQNGLYFLSIKDNTQQQVFKMIKD; the protein is encoded by the coding sequence ATGGAAAAGAATAATTACTTTTCAATACTATATTGTTGCTGTTTTTGGCTACTGACCTCGGTAGCTTCGGCACAAAACGCCCAACAGTATTTAGTTCTTTTTAGCGATAAAGCTAACTCTACTTACAATGTAGCCACTCCCCGACAATTTCTTTCGGAAAGGGCTATACAACGCAGAAACAGGCAATCAATCTCAATCACTACTCAGGATTTGCCCGTTAACATCAGTTACCTAAATGCAATAAAGCAAACCGGTGCTAAAGTCGGGTTTACGTCTAGGTGGTTCAATGGGGCATTGGTCGAAGCTAACGACACTCAGCTTCAACAAATTTTATCACTTCCCTATGTAAAAGGAATTGAAGGGAATACACCTCTACAAAAACGCAATACAGCCAATAGAGCTACCCGTCAAAAGGCCAAATTTGAAGCCTTCGATACAGCTCCCGATTTTGGCTTGGCTTATATGCAAAACAATATGATTGGTGTTGACAAAATGCACGAACAAGGCTTTAGGGGCGAAGGTATGCTAATTGCTATTTTAGATGCAGGCTACTCGTCGGTAAATACACTGCCTGTATTTTCATATCTTTTCAACGAAAACAAAATTGTAGGTACATACGACTTCGTCAACAACAAATCGTTTGTATATGAAGGTAGTAGCCACGGAACGGCCGTACTGTCATGTTTGGCCGCACAACAAACCAGTAGATTGGTTGGCACAGCCCCCAATGCGTCGTATTTGCTCTTGCGAACAGAAGATACCGAAAATGAATCGTTATTAGAAGAAGTAAATTGGCTTATTGCAGCTGAATACGCCGATAGCCTTGGCGTAGATTTAATTAATTCTTCATTGGGATATACCGAATTTGACAATCCTGCTACCAACCACCAATATAAAGATTTTGACGGAAAAACAACTATTGCAGCCCGTGCTGCAGCATTGGCTGCCGCCAAAGGAATCATCTGTACTATCAGTGCAGGCAACGAAGGTAATAGCGATTGGAAATATATTTCGACACCTGCCGACGCCGATTCTGTACTAAGCGTAGGGGCAGTAGATGCCTACCAATCGTATGTTGTTTTTACCTCTATTGGTCCAAGTGCCGACGGACGCGTCAAGCCCGATGTGGCAGCCATGGGGCAAAGTGTAGCCGTAGCCAATGCTTTTGGTAATTATACCACCACAAGTGGAACATCATTTGCATCGCCTATTTTGTGTGGTATGGTGGCTGGTTTTTGGCAAGCCAATCCCCAAATGAAGGCCCAAGAGGTTATTCGTGTAATACAGCAGTCGGGAAGTACGTACACCAAGCCTACCCCACAGTTGGGTTATGGAGTACCTCATTTTGAACGTGCCATGCAATTGGCTCAACCTATTACTTTTGAGGGAAAGTTTTGGGCATTTCCCAATCCAATTTCTAATCAAATCAAAATAGCTATTGCTCAGTTCGATGCTCAGAATAGCTACTCTTTCGAGCTAGTAAATACATTGGGACAAACCGTCTTGTCGGGTAGTATCACCCACAAACTTCAAACTATACCATGCGAAAACCTCCAAAATGGCTTGTACTTTCTCAGCATAAAAGATAACACTCAGCAACAGGTTTTTAAGATGATTAAGGATTAA
- a CDS encoding M61 family metallopeptidase encodes MRNSILTLFALLLCVNIFAQKVPQNTNYQFFVDLTNVQNDKLEVSLITPKIQKDEIVYNLPKIVPGTYANYDFGRYASDFKAFDASGKALTIEKLDKNSYKIKKAKSLYKITYLVDDTWDSPEISGEYVFEPAGTDIEKDTLFAINTHGFFGYFDNLKKVTYQVTFTKPTGFYGATSLIANKSDAKSDVFSTGNYMDLVDAPIMYSKPDTTILKVGGADILIAVYSPNKKVTSAEIADNVKTLLEAQKEYLGGSLPIKKYAFLIVLSDNLKNGSYGALEHSYSSFYYLPEASAEELSQTIKDVCAHEFFHIVTPLSIHSDEIGNFDYNKPKMSKHLWMYEGMTEYAAGHMQIKYGLIELPQYLNMLRSKINNMYDRYQDNVPFTEMSVDVLDKYKDQYANVYEKGALIGLCLDIKLRELSGGKYGTQNLMRDLSKYYGKEKSFNDAELFDKIAEITKFPAIRQFFAKYVEGKEPLPLTEIFNSVGLEFQKSVQVREKSIGVSVYNLGINPDTKGIFIVDDEGIDAFGRKLGYKAGDEFVSLNGKPLDLNSFRATRLDFMQNTKENDNVEVIVLRKDGDKKVETKLSAALFIPEITEKNLLKPVAVPTDTQINLLKAWLSPENK; translated from the coding sequence ATGAGAAATAGCATTTTAACGCTTTTTGCACTTTTGCTTTGTGTAAATATTTTTGCACAAAAAGTGCCACAAAATACTAACTATCAGTTCTTTGTAGACTTAACCAATGTGCAAAATGATAAGCTAGAGGTATCTTTGATTACACCCAAAATCCAGAAAGATGAAATTGTGTACAATTTACCCAAAATTGTGCCAGGTACGTATGCCAATTATGATTTTGGTAGATATGCCTCTGATTTTAAAGCATTTGATGCTTCTGGGAAAGCTCTGACTATCGAGAAATTGGATAAAAATAGCTACAAAATCAAAAAAGCTAAATCCCTTTACAAAATTACTTACTTAGTAGACGACACTTGGGACTCGCCCGAAATCAGTGGCGAATATGTATTCGAGCCTGCTGGTACAGATATTGAAAAAGATACCCTTTTTGCCATTAATACTCATGGCTTCTTTGGGTATTTTGACAACCTCAAAAAAGTTACGTACCAAGTTACTTTTACAAAACCTACAGGGTTTTATGGGGCAACATCGCTGATTGCTAATAAATCAGATGCCAAGTCGGACGTGTTTAGCACAGGCAACTACATGGATTTGGTAGATGCTCCTATTATGTATTCAAAACCCGATACTACTATTTTGAAAGTTGGTGGTGCCGATATTTTGATTGCCGTGTATTCGCCCAACAAAAAAGTAACCTCAGCCGAAATTGCCGATAACGTAAAAACCCTTTTAGAAGCTCAGAAAGAGTATTTGGGTGGCTCGCTTCCTATTAAAAAATATGCGTTCTTGATTGTGCTTTCTGATAACCTCAAAAATGGCAGCTATGGAGCTTTGGAGCACTCTTACTCATCGTTCTATTACTTGCCTGAGGCTTCGGCCGAAGAGTTGTCTCAAACAATAAAAGATGTTTGTGCTCATGAGTTTTTTCATATTGTTACTCCTTTGAGTATCCACTCCGACGAAATTGGTAATTTTGATTACAACAAACCAAAAATGTCAAAGCACCTTTGGATGTACGAAGGTATGACCGAATACGCTGCTGGCCACATGCAAATCAAATATGGTTTGATTGAATTGCCGCAATACCTCAATATGTTGCGTAGCAAAATCAATAATATGTACGACCGCTACCAAGATAACGTACCTTTTACAGAAATGAGCGTAGATGTATTGGACAAATACAAAGACCAATATGCCAATGTTTATGAAAAAGGAGCATTGATTGGCTTGTGCCTAGATATTAAGCTGCGTGAATTGTCTGGAGGAAAATATGGTACTCAGAATTTGATGCGTGATTTGTCAAAATACTATGGCAAAGAAAAGTCATTTAATGATGCTGAACTTTTTGATAAAATTGCCGAAATCACTAAATTCCCTGCTATTCGCCAGTTTTTTGCTAAATATGTAGAAGGAAAAGAACCGCTTCCATTAACCGAAATTTTCAATAGTGTTGGCCTAGAGTTTCAGAAAAGCGTTCAGGTGCGTGAAAAATCAATCGGGGTGTCGGTCTATAATCTTGGCATTAATCCCGACACAAAGGGTATTTTCATTGTCGACGATGAAGGTATCGATGCTTTTGGCCGTAAGCTAGGCTACAAAGCTGGCGACGAATTTGTGTCGTTGAATGGCAAGCCTTTAGACCTCAATTCGTTCCGAGCTACTCGCTTAGACTTTATGCAGAATACCAAGGAAAACGATAATGTCGAAGTAATAGTATTACGCAAAGACGGAGATAAAAAGGTAGAAACCAAATTATCAGCAGCGTTATTTATTCCTGAAATTACTGAGAAAAACCTCCTCAAACCAGTAGCTGTACCTACCGATACACAAATTAACTTGCTAAAAGCATGGTTGAGCCCTGAAAACAAATAA
- a CDS encoding sugar phosphate isomerase/epimerase family protein, which produces MNRRDFMSTTSLASLGIMASTTHQIAFPQPEKGFSLQILATNWGFNGTVDAFCAAAKKEGYDGIEMWWPTEKNAQEELFTALKKHNLAIGYLCGGHQKDPKEHLATFQKNLEAATSQSPIKPLYINCHSGRDYFTYEQNKAFIDLTTQVSQKSGIPVYHETHRGRMLFAAHIAHNFLQKNPALELTLDISHWCNVHESLLEDQAETVQLALERTGHIHTRVGHQEGPQVNDPRAPEWEAAFQTHLKWWDTVVALKMKKGQALTMLTEFGPPNYLPTLPYTQQPVANQWAINVYMLNMLRKRYTNTK; this is translated from the coding sequence ATGAATCGTCGTGATTTTATGAGTACTACTTCGTTGGCTAGCCTCGGGATAATGGCATCAACAACGCATCAGATAGCTTTTCCCCAACCCGAAAAAGGTTTTTCCTTACAAATCTTAGCCACTAACTGGGGCTTTAACGGAACTGTCGATGCCTTTTGTGCTGCCGCTAAAAAGGAAGGATACGATGGTATTGAAATGTGGTGGCCAACCGAAAAAAATGCCCAAGAAGAGCTTTTTACAGCTTTAAAAAAGCATAATCTCGCTATTGGATACCTTTGTGGAGGACATCAGAAAGACCCCAAAGAGCATTTGGCTACGTTCCAAAAAAACCTTGAGGCTGCTACTAGCCAATCGCCTATCAAGCCCCTCTATATTAATTGTCATAGTGGACGCGATTATTTTACTTATGAACAAAATAAGGCTTTTATCGACCTTACGACACAAGTCTCCCAAAAGTCGGGTATTCCTGTTTATCATGAAACACACCGAGGACGCATGCTTTTTGCAGCTCATATTGCCCATAATTTTCTCCAAAAAAACCCCGCATTAGAACTAACTCTTGATATTTCGCATTGGTGTAATGTACACGAATCGTTGCTCGAAGACCAAGCCGAAACCGTACAACTTGCCCTTGAACGCACAGGACATATTCATACCCGAGTAGGGCATCAAGAAGGGCCACAGGTCAACGACCCCCGTGCCCCCGAATGGGAAGCGGCATTTCAGACTCACCTAAAATGGTGGGACACTGTAGTAGCCCTAAAAATGAAAAAAGGACAAGCCCTTACTATGCTTACCGAGTTTGGACCACCCAATTATTTGCCAACTTTGCCTTATACCCAGCAGCCCGTAGCCAACCAATGGGCTATTAATGTATATATGCTAAATATGTTGCGAAAAAGATATACTAATACCAAATAA